The stretch of DNA CAATCGCACGGGCAGAGGTGCGGGCGGATACACCAATGGCCACTACTTCCTCACTAAGAATCAATTCATCGCCACCTTCAATCGAAAACTCAAAGTCACGGTCTAACCAAATTGGTACGTCATGTCCAGCAAATCGTGGGTGGTATTTAATGATGTATTGCATAAATAAGGACTCGCGGCGCCTTGCCGGTTCACGCATTTTATTGATGGATAAGCCATTGCTAATACAAGCTGCGGGGTCACGGGTGAAATATAAATTTGGCATTGGATCTAAATAGAAGGGATAGTGATCCTCCATGAATTCATAAAGGTGAGACTTTTTCTCGGGCTCAATTTCTCTCTTTAAAATCCCACTCATCACCTTATCCACCATATCTGCTGTGGAAAAAGAGAGTAGGTATTCTTTTAGCACGCGAGAGGCTCCGTTCACATTCGCTTTACTTTCTCGTAAAATATCGTCAACAAATTGTCCTTTTATGATGGGATTACTTAAGGTTTCAACCACCAATTTTTCGAGATAAAGAACTTCGATTCCTCGATTTTTTAAGGATTCGGCAAAATAGTCATGCTCGCGCTGGATAATTGGCAAATAAGGAATATCATCGAATAAAAGCCGCTGCAGATATTCAGGCGTCAAATTTTCAACTTCTTTTCCAGGCCGTTTCAGCAACACCGAGCGTAACGTTCCGATTTCAGATGTAACATGGATCGGGTGCTTTAATTTTGTCTTTATTTCCCTCTGAGAAGTGATTTCGGCTATACTGCTCATCTTTCTTCCTCCTTTTGATAGAATCCTTGCTACACCTTCATTCTAAGCATTGAAAGTGATTGCCTTTGTAAGCTTCATAACAAACAAAATGTAATAATCCTTACAGTTTTTTGTCGATCACATAAACGGGTTTGCATATTTATGTATATATACATGGAAATCGATTTTCTCGAATCTAATATGCTGAATAATGGCTGAATGACAAAGATCGTTCACAGATAAAGTTCTAATATTAAGAAAACTTATTGGAGCCAACAAAAAGGGCTGACCCTCGTGGAGTCAGCCTTTTTATATGCTTTTAAAATAATCAGGTTGATGAATGGTTATTTTTTTTCCGGTAACGGAGAGGATGTTCTCTCGTTTTAATTGATTCATTAGTAAACTAACGGTTTCCCGTGTGGTTCCAGATAGTTTAGAAATGTTTGTGGCCGTGAGAGGGCAGGGGATGATGATTCCTGCGCCATCCTTTTCGCCCAGGTCCTCCATTAAGAACTGGAGCGAATGCAGCACGCGTTCCTGTGCGTTAGGAATGAGAATTTTTTGGACGCGTTTTTGATGAAGATTTAGAATGTCTGATAGTTTAGAGATAATATAGAGTAGTTGTTTAGGATTAGCTTTCAATAGTTCTTCCACAACGTGGGTTTGAATAAAGTACAAATGAACGTCCGTGACAGCAATGGCCGTGTCCTGGTACACATGATCCTGAAAGATGCCCCCGTAGGGAAACATTTGATTCTTTTTAATAAAGTCTAAATAAAGCATGCTGCCATCCTGGCTGCTGCGTTCATACATGACATATCCGTCTAGTAAAAAAAAGATTTTATCGCGCGGGTCTCCCTGCATAAAGA from Bacillus sp. SLBN-46 encodes:
- a CDS encoding Crp/Fnr family transcriptional regulator, which encodes MINSYVEKMDVLSDLQQIELLKCLPVKTLKKYLPYFYFRSYKKNQLLFMQGDPRDKIFFLLDGYVMYERSSQDGSMLYLDFIKKNQMFPYGGIFQDHVYQDTAIAVTDVHLYFIQTHVVEELLKANPKQLLYIISKLSDILNLHQKRVQKILIPNAQERVLHSLQFLMEDLGEKDGAGIIIPCPLTATNISKLSGTTRETVSLLMNQLKRENILSVTGKKITIHQPDYFKSI
- the arcA gene encoding arginine deiminase, whose amino-acid sequence is MSSIAEITSQREIKTKLKHPIHVTSEIGTLRSVLLKRPGKEVENLTPEYLQRLLFDDIPYLPIIQREHDYFAESLKNRGIEVLYLEKLVVETLSNPIIKGQFVDDILRESKANVNGASRVLKEYLLSFSTADMVDKVMSGILKREIEPEKKSHLYEFMEDHYPFYLDPMPNLYFTRDPAACISNGLSINKMREPARRRESLFMQYIIKYHPRFAGHDVPIWLDRDFEFSIEGGDELILSEEVVAIGVSARTSARAIEKLALNLFKKQDSIKKVVAVEIPKCRAFMHLDTVFTMVDYDKFTIHPEIQGPQGNMNVYILEKGSDDERCTITHRTNLQETLKEVLHLEELVLIPCGGGDEIAASREQWNDGSNTLAIAPGIVVTYDRNYISNDLLRQHGIEVLEITSSELSRGRGGPRCMSMPLVREDIRR